AGTTGCATACAATATTGATAAAAATGCGCTTTTCACAGTGGAAGAAAGGATGGATTTAATAAAAAAATCTGTAAATGACAATAACCGTGTATTGGTAGACAGCTTTGATGGTTTGCTCGTAGATTATGTAAAAAGGGTAGACGCAAGATTTGTAATAAGAGGCTTGAGGGCAATGAGTGACTTTGAATATGAGTTTCAGATGGCATCAATGAATAGAAATTTAAATAAGGAAATGGATACTATCTTTATGATGACGAGCAAAGATTATTTCTTTATCAGTTCAAGAACAATAAAAGAGGTTGCAGGGTTTGGGGGGTGCATAACAGGGCTTGTTCCCGAGATAGTTGAAAAAAGATTGAAGGAGAAGTTTTCTATAAAATGAGGAAGGCTTATCTAACAATAGGTTTTGTTATCATATGTTTTTTAGTAGCACCTTACGCATATGCGAAGGATATTTATATGATCAAGGTGCAGGGGGTTATAAATCCTCCTGTGGCAGGGTTTATATCGGAATCTATTGCAAAGAGTGAGGAAAAGGGGGCGGAAGCCCTTTTGATACTCCTCGATACCCCTGGTGGTCTTGATATATCGATGAGGGATATAATAAAGGGCATAATGGATTCGAAAGTCCCGGTGATTGTTTATGTTTATCCTTCTGGAGCAAGGGCTGCTTCTGCCGGGGCTATTATTCTCCTTGCATCTCATATTGCTGCAATGGCGCCAGGGACAAATGTTGGCGCCGCACACCCTGTCAGCATAGGTGGGGATAAAATGGATAAGGAGATGATGCAAAAGGTTGTAAAGGATGCCGAGGCATATGTTAAAAGCATTGCCATGAAGAAAGGTA
The Pseudomonadota bacterium genome window above contains:
- the coaD gene encoding pantetheine-phosphate adenylyltransferase encodes the protein MKKKIAVYPGSFDPITNGHLDILMRGLELFDKVIAAVAYNIDKNALFTVEERMDLIKKSVNDNNRVLVDSFDGLLVDYVKRVDARFVIRGLRAMSDFEYEFQMASMNRNLNKEMDTIFMMTSKDYFFISSRTIKEVAGFGGCITGLVPEIVEKRLKEKFSIK